In Equus przewalskii isolate Varuska chromosome 15, EquPr2, whole genome shotgun sequence, a single genomic region encodes these proteins:
- the USP19 gene encoding ubiquitin carboxyl-terminal hydrolase 19 isoform X9, with product MSGGASATGPRRGPPGLEEATSKKKQKDRANQESKNGDPRRGSASTPREEQTKEELLLDWRQSADEVIVKLRVGAGPLRLEEVDAAFTDTDCVVRLPGGRQWGGVFYAEIESSCTKVQARKGGLLQLALPKKVPLLTWPSLLKKPLGTQELVSELRCQENGQEPSPIALEPGPEPRRAKQEARNQKRAQGRGEVGAGAGPGAQAGPSAKRAVHLRRGPEGEGSRDGPGPQGDAPSFLAEPAPQAEAEEQLRVPPLNPQTCLLGSEENLALLAGEKAVSLRNDPVSTGVARSRDPEKDPESMVNLAFVKNDSYEKGPDSVVVHVYVKEIRRDTSRVLFREQDFTLIFQTRDGNFLRLHPGCGPHTIFRWQVKLRNLIEPEQCTFCFTASRIDICLRKRQSQRWGGLEAPAARGAVGGAKVAVPTGPTPLDSTPPGGAPHPLTGQEETRAVEKEKPKSRSEDTGLDGVAARTPMEHVAPKPEPHLASPKPTCMVPPMPHSPVSGDSVEEEEEEEKKVCLPGFTGLVNLGNTCFMNSVIQSLSNTRELRDFFHDRSFEAEINYNNPLGTGGRLAIGFAVLLRALWKGTHHAFQPSKLKAIVASKASQFTGYAQHDAQEFMAFLLDGLHEDLNRIQNKPYTETVDSDGRPDEVVAEEAWQRHKMRNDSFIVDLFQGQYKSKLVCPVCAKVSITFDPFLYLPVPLPQKQKVLPVFYFAREPHSKPIKFLVSISKENSSASEVLDSISQSVHVKPENLRLTEVIKNRFHRVFLPSHSLDTVSPSDVLLCFELLSPELAKERVVVLEVQQRPQVPSIPISKCAACQRKQQSEDEKLKRCTRCYRVGYCNQLCQKTHWPDHKGLCRPENIGYPFLVSVPASRLTYARLAQLLEGYARFSVSVFQPPFQPGRMALESQGPGCTTLLSTSSLEAGDSERDPVQLPELQLVTPVAEGDTGVPRAWAAPDRGPVPSMSGVSSEMLASGPVEVGSLPAAAVPGYQHPSEAMNAHTPQFFIYKIDASNREQRLEDKGDTPLELGDDCSLALVWRNNERLQEFVLVASKELECAEDPGSAGEAARAGHFTLDQCLNLFTRPEVLAPEEAWYCPQCKQHREASKQLLLWRLPNVLIVQLKRFSFRSFIWRDKINDLVEFPVRNLDLSKFCIGQKEEQLPSYDLYAVINHYGGMIGGHYTACARLPNDRSSQRSDVGWRLFDDSTVTTVDESQVVTRYAYVLFYRRRNSPVERPARAGHSEHHPDLGPAAEAAASQVRAYSGCPRPRVAVTLSEASRIWQELEAEEEPVPEGPAPLGPWGPQDWVGPPPRGPTTPDEGCLRYFVLGTVAALVALVLNVFYPLVSQSRWR from the exons ATGTCTGGCGGGGCCAGTGCCACAGGCCCGAGGAGAGGGCCTCCAGGACTGGAGGAGGCCACCAGTAAGAAGAAGCAAAAGGATCGAGCAAACCAGGAGAGCAAGAATGGAGATCCTAGGAGAG GGTCAGCGTCCACTCCTCGGGAGGAGCAGACCAAAGAGG AGTTGTTGCTCGATTGGAGGCAGAGTGCAGATGAAGTGATTGTCAAGCTGCGTGTGGGAGCGGGTCCCTTGCGGCTAGAGGAGGTAGATGCTGCTTTCACAGACACAGACTGTGTGGTGCGGCTTCCAG GTGGTCGGCAGTGGGGTGGTGTTTTCTACGCTGAGATAGAAAGTTCTTGCACCAAAGTACAGGCCCGCAAAGGTGGTCTCCTGCAGCTGGCGCTGCCCAAGAAGGTGCCTCTGCTCACATGGCCCTCTCTCCTG AAGAAACCTCTAGGGACCCAGGAGTTGGTGTCAGAGCTGCGGTGCCAGGAGAATGGGCAGGAGCCATCTCCCATTGCCCTGGAGCCAGGCCCTGAGCCCCGCCGGGCTAAGCAGGAGGCCCGGAACCAGAAGCGGGCCCAGGGCCGTGGTGAGGTAGGcgcgggggctggccctggggcccaaGCAGGGCCCAGTGCCAAGAGGGCTGTGCATCTCCGCAGAGGACCAGAAGGGGAGGGGTCCAGAGATGGTCCTGGACCCCAAGGCGATGCCCCCTCCTTCCTGGCTGAGCCGGCCCCCCAG GCTGAAGCTGAGGAACAGCTCCGGGTACCACCACTGAACCCCCAGACCTGCCTCCTGGGCTCAGAGGAGAATCTAGCACTTTTGGCAGGAGAGAAGGCTGTATCCCTCAGGAATGACCCAGTTTCCACCGGCGTGGCCCGGAGCAGAGACCCTGAGAAAG ATCCCGAGTCCATGGTGAACCTGGCATTTGTCAAGAATGACTCGTATGAGAAGGGGCCAGACTCAGTGGTGGTGCATGTGTACGTGAAGGAAATCCGCAGGGACACTTCTCGAGTGCTTTTCCGCGAACAGGACTTCACGCTTATTTTCCAGACCAG AGATGGAAACTTCCTGAGACTGCACCCAGGCtgtgggccccacaccatcttccGTTGGCAGGTGAAGCTCAG GAACCTGATTGAGCCAGAGCAGTGCACCTTCTGCTTCACAGCCTCTCGCATTGATATTTGCCTCCGTAAGCGGCAGAGTCAGCGCTGGGGGGGCCTGGAGGCTCCAGCTGCACGAG GTGCAGTGGGTGGTGCAAAGGTTGCCGTGCCGACAGGCCCAACTCCTCTGGATTCAACCCCACCGGgaggtgccccccaccccctgacAGGCCAGGAGGAAACCCGGGCTGTGGAGAAGGAGAAACCCAAGTCTCGCTCTGAGGACACAGGGCTGGATGGTGTGGCAGCCCGCACCCCCATGGAGCATGTAGCCCCAAAGCCAGAGCCACACCTGGCCTCG CCCAAGCCCACATGTATGGTGCCTCCAATGCCCCATAGCCCTGTGAGTGGAGATAGtgtagaggaagaggaagaggaagagaagaaggtgtGTTTGCCGGGTTTCACTGGCCTTGTCAATCTAGGCAATACCTGCTTCATGAACAGTGTCATTCAGTCTCTGTCTAATACTCGGGAGCTCCGGGACTTCTTCCATG ACCGCTCCTTTGAGGCTGAGATCAACTACAACAACCCTCTTGGAACTGGTGGGCGTCTGGCCATTGGCTTTGCCGTGCTGCTCCGGGCACTGTGGAAGGGCACCCACCATGCCTTCCAGCCTTCCAAGTTGAAG GCCATTGTGGCGAGCAAAGCCAGCCAGTTCACAGGCTATGCACAGCATGATGCCCAGGAGTTCATGGCTTTCCTGCTGGATGGGCTGCACGAGGACCTGAACCGCATTCAGAACAAGCCCTACACGGAGACTGTGGACTCAGATGGGCGGCCTGATGAG GTGGTGGCTGAGGAAGCATGGCAGCGGCACAAGATGAGGAATGACTCTTTCATCGTGGACCTATTTCAGGGCCAGTATAAGTCGAAGCTGGTGTGCCCTGTGTGTGCCAAG GTCTCCATCACTTTTGACCCATTTCTGTACCTACCGGTGCCCTTGCCACAGAAGCAAAAGGTTCTCCCTGTCTTCTATTTTGCCCGGGAGCCCCACAGCAAGCCCATCAAG TTCCTAGTGAGCATCAGCAAGGAGAACTCCAGTGCAAGTGAAGTGTTGGACTCTATCTCTCAGAGTGTCCACGTGAAGCCTGAGAACCTGCGTCTGACTGAG GTGATTAAGAATCGCTTTCACCGTGTGTTCTTGCCCTCCCACTCACTGGACACTGTGTCCCCATCTGATGTGCTCCTCTGCTTTGAGCTCCTATCCCCAGAGTTGGCTAAGGAGCGGGTGGTGGTGCTAGAGGTGCAGCAG CGCCCCCAGGTGCCCAGCATCCCCATCTCCAAGTGTGCAGCCTGCCAGCGGAAGCAGCAGTCAGAGGATGAGAAGCTGAAGCGCTGTACCCGGTGTTACCGCGTGGGCTACTGCAACCA GCTCTGCCAGAAAACTCATTGGCCTGATCACAAGGGCCTCTGCCGTCCTGAGAACATTGGCTACCCATTCCTTGTCAGTGTACCTGCCTCACGCCTCACTTATGCCCGTCTTGCTCAGCTGCTAGAGGGCTATGCCCG GTTCTCTGTGAGTGTATTCCAGCCACCCTTCCAGCCTGGCCGCATGGCCTTGGAGTCTCAGGGCCCTGGTTGCACCACACTGCTCTCCACTAGCTCCCTGGAGGCTGGAGACAGTGAGAGGGACCCCGTTCAGCTGCCTGAGCTCCAGTTGGTGACCCCTGTGGCTGAGGGGGACACAGGGGTCCCCCGGGCATGGGCAGCCCCTGACCGGGGCCCTGTGCCCAGCATGAGTGGAGTTTCTTCTGAGATGCTGGCCAGTGGGCCCGTTGAAGTTGGCTCCTTGCCTGCTG CTGCTGTGCCTGGGTACCAACACCCTAGTGAAGCAATGAATGCCCACACGCCCCagttctttatctataaaattgatGCGTCCAACCGAGAGCAGCGGCTAGAAGACAAAG GAGATACGCCATTAGAGCTGGGTGATGACTGCAGCCTGGCTCTAGTCTGGCGGAACAATGAACGCCTGCAGGAGTTCGTATTGGTGGCCTCCAAGGAGCTGGAATGTGCTGAGGATCCAGGCTCTGCTGGTGAGGCTGCCCGCGCTGGCCACTTCACTCTGGACCAGTGCCTGAACCTCTTCACGCGGCCTGAGGTGCTGGCACCTGAGGAAGCTTG GTACTGCCCACAGTGTAAACAACACCGCGAGGCCTCCAAGCAGCTATTGCTGTGGCGCCTGCCAAATGTGCTCATCGTGCAGCTGAAGCGCTTCTCCTTTCGTAGTTTCATATGGCGTGACAAGATCAATGACTTGGTGGAGTTCCCTGTTCG GAACCTGGACCTGAGTAAGTTCTGCATTGGTCAGAAAGAGGAGCAGCTACCCAGCTATGACCTCTATGCTGTCATCAACCATTATGGAGGCATGATTGGTGGCCACTACACCGCCTGTGCACGCTTGCCCAATGATCGCAGCAGCCAGCGCAGCGACGTGG GCTGGCGCTTGTTTGATGACAGCACGGTGACAACAGTAGATGAGAGCCAGGTTGTGACGCGTTATGCCTATGTCCTCTTCTACCGTCGGCGGAACTCTCCTGTGGAGAGGCCCGCCCGGGCAGGTCACTCTGAGCACCACCCAGACCTAGGCCCTGCAGCCGAAGCTGCTGCCAGCCAG GTCAGGGCCTATTCAGGCTGTCCACGGCCTAGGGTGGCCGTCACCCTCTCTGAG GCTTCCCGGATttggcaggagctggaggccGAGGAGGAGCCAGTACCTGAGGGGCCTGCGCCCCTGGGTCCCTGGGGGCCCCAAGACTGGGTGGGCCCCCCGCCACGTGGCCCTACCACACCAGACGAGGGCTGCCTCCGGTACTTTGTTCTGGGCACCGTGGCAGCTTTGGTGGCCCTCGTGCTCAACGTGTTCTATCCTCTGGTATCCCAGAGTCGCTGGAGATGA
- the USP19 gene encoding ubiquitin carboxyl-terminal hydrolase 19 isoform X19, giving the protein MSGGASATGPRRGPPGLEEATSKKKQKDRANQESKNGDPRRGSASTPREEQTKEELLLDWRQSADEVIVKLRVGAGPLRLEEVDAAFTDTDCVVRLPGGRQWGGVFYAEIESSCTKVQARKGGLLQLALPKKVPLLTWPSLLKKPLGTQELVSELRCQENGQEPSPIALEPGPEPRRAKQEARNQKRAQGRGEVGAGAGPGAQAGPSAKRAVHLRRGPEGEGSRDGPGPQGDAPSFLAEPAPQAEAEEQLRVPPLNPQTCLLGSEENLALLAGEKAVSLRNDPVSTGVARSRDPEKDPESMVNLAFVKNDSYEKGPDSVVVHVYVKEIRRDTSRVLFREQDFTLIFQTRDGNFLRLHPGCGPHTIFRWQVKLRNLIEPEQCTFCFTASRIDICLRKRQSQRWGGLEAPAARGAVGGAKVAVPTGPTPLDSTPPGGAPHPLTGQEETRAVEKEKPKSRSEDTGLDGVAARTPMEHVAPKPEPHLASPKPTCMVPPMPHSPVSGDSVEEEEEEEKKVCLPGFTGLVNLGNTCFMNSVIQSLSNTRELRDFFHDRSFEAEINYNNPLGTGGRLAIGFAVLLRALWKGTHHAFQPSKLKAIVASKASQFTGYAQHDAQEFMAFLLDGLHEDLNRIQNKPYTETVDSDGRPDEVVAEEAWQRHKMRNDSFIVDLFQGQYKSKLVCPVCAKVSITFDPFLYLPVPLPQKQKVLPVFYFAREPHSKPIKFLVSISKENSSASEVLDSISQSVHVKPENLRLTEVIKNRFHRVFLPSHSLDTVSPSDVLLCFELLSPELAKERVVVLEVQQRPQVPSIPISKCAACQRKQQSEDEKLKRCTRCYRVGYCNQLCQKTHWPDHKGLCRPENIGYPFLVSVPASRLTYARLAQLLEGYARFSVSVFQPPFQPGRMALESQGPGCTTLLSTSSLEAGDSERDPVQLPELQLVTPVAEGDTGVPRAWAAPDRGPVPSMSGVSSEMLASGPVEVGSLPAGERVSRPEAAVPGYQHPSEAMNAHTPQFFIYKIDASNREQRLEDKGDTPLELGDDCSLALVWRNNERLQEFVLVASKELECAEDPGSAGEAARAGHFTLDQCLNLFTRPEVLAPEEAWYCPQCKQHREASKQLLLWRLPNVLIVQLKRFSFRSFIWRDKINDLVEFPVRNLDLSKFCIGQKEEQLPSYDLYAVINHYGGMIGGHYTACARLPNDRSSQRSDVGWRLFDDSTVTTVDESQVVTRYAYVLFYRRRNSPVERPARAGHSEHHPDLGPAAEAAASQGLGPGQAPEVAPTRTAPERFAPPVDRPAPTYSNMEEVD; this is encoded by the exons ATGTCTGGCGGGGCCAGTGCCACAGGCCCGAGGAGAGGGCCTCCAGGACTGGAGGAGGCCACCAGTAAGAAGAAGCAAAAGGATCGAGCAAACCAGGAGAGCAAGAATGGAGATCCTAGGAGAG GGTCAGCGTCCACTCCTCGGGAGGAGCAGACCAAAGAGG AGTTGTTGCTCGATTGGAGGCAGAGTGCAGATGAAGTGATTGTCAAGCTGCGTGTGGGAGCGGGTCCCTTGCGGCTAGAGGAGGTAGATGCTGCTTTCACAGACACAGACTGTGTGGTGCGGCTTCCAG GTGGTCGGCAGTGGGGTGGTGTTTTCTACGCTGAGATAGAAAGTTCTTGCACCAAAGTACAGGCCCGCAAAGGTGGTCTCCTGCAGCTGGCGCTGCCCAAGAAGGTGCCTCTGCTCACATGGCCCTCTCTCCTG AAGAAACCTCTAGGGACCCAGGAGTTGGTGTCAGAGCTGCGGTGCCAGGAGAATGGGCAGGAGCCATCTCCCATTGCCCTGGAGCCAGGCCCTGAGCCCCGCCGGGCTAAGCAGGAGGCCCGGAACCAGAAGCGGGCCCAGGGCCGTGGTGAGGTAGGcgcgggggctggccctggggcccaaGCAGGGCCCAGTGCCAAGAGGGCTGTGCATCTCCGCAGAGGACCAGAAGGGGAGGGGTCCAGAGATGGTCCTGGACCCCAAGGCGATGCCCCCTCCTTCCTGGCTGAGCCGGCCCCCCAG GCTGAAGCTGAGGAACAGCTCCGGGTACCACCACTGAACCCCCAGACCTGCCTCCTGGGCTCAGAGGAGAATCTAGCACTTTTGGCAGGAGAGAAGGCTGTATCCCTCAGGAATGACCCAGTTTCCACCGGCGTGGCCCGGAGCAGAGACCCTGAGAAAG ATCCCGAGTCCATGGTGAACCTGGCATTTGTCAAGAATGACTCGTATGAGAAGGGGCCAGACTCAGTGGTGGTGCATGTGTACGTGAAGGAAATCCGCAGGGACACTTCTCGAGTGCTTTTCCGCGAACAGGACTTCACGCTTATTTTCCAGACCAG AGATGGAAACTTCCTGAGACTGCACCCAGGCtgtgggccccacaccatcttccGTTGGCAGGTGAAGCTCAG GAACCTGATTGAGCCAGAGCAGTGCACCTTCTGCTTCACAGCCTCTCGCATTGATATTTGCCTCCGTAAGCGGCAGAGTCAGCGCTGGGGGGGCCTGGAGGCTCCAGCTGCACGAG GTGCAGTGGGTGGTGCAAAGGTTGCCGTGCCGACAGGCCCAACTCCTCTGGATTCAACCCCACCGGgaggtgccccccaccccctgacAGGCCAGGAGGAAACCCGGGCTGTGGAGAAGGAGAAACCCAAGTCTCGCTCTGAGGACACAGGGCTGGATGGTGTGGCAGCCCGCACCCCCATGGAGCATGTAGCCCCAAAGCCAGAGCCACACCTGGCCTCG CCCAAGCCCACATGTATGGTGCCTCCAATGCCCCATAGCCCTGTGAGTGGAGATAGtgtagaggaagaggaagaggaagagaagaaggtgtGTTTGCCGGGTTTCACTGGCCTTGTCAATCTAGGCAATACCTGCTTCATGAACAGTGTCATTCAGTCTCTGTCTAATACTCGGGAGCTCCGGGACTTCTTCCATG ACCGCTCCTTTGAGGCTGAGATCAACTACAACAACCCTCTTGGAACTGGTGGGCGTCTGGCCATTGGCTTTGCCGTGCTGCTCCGGGCACTGTGGAAGGGCACCCACCATGCCTTCCAGCCTTCCAAGTTGAAG GCCATTGTGGCGAGCAAAGCCAGCCAGTTCACAGGCTATGCACAGCATGATGCCCAGGAGTTCATGGCTTTCCTGCTGGATGGGCTGCACGAGGACCTGAACCGCATTCAGAACAAGCCCTACACGGAGACTGTGGACTCAGATGGGCGGCCTGATGAG GTGGTGGCTGAGGAAGCATGGCAGCGGCACAAGATGAGGAATGACTCTTTCATCGTGGACCTATTTCAGGGCCAGTATAAGTCGAAGCTGGTGTGCCCTGTGTGTGCCAAG GTCTCCATCACTTTTGACCCATTTCTGTACCTACCGGTGCCCTTGCCACAGAAGCAAAAGGTTCTCCCTGTCTTCTATTTTGCCCGGGAGCCCCACAGCAAGCCCATCAAG TTCCTAGTGAGCATCAGCAAGGAGAACTCCAGTGCAAGTGAAGTGTTGGACTCTATCTCTCAGAGTGTCCACGTGAAGCCTGAGAACCTGCGTCTGACTGAG GTGATTAAGAATCGCTTTCACCGTGTGTTCTTGCCCTCCCACTCACTGGACACTGTGTCCCCATCTGATGTGCTCCTCTGCTTTGAGCTCCTATCCCCAGAGTTGGCTAAGGAGCGGGTGGTGGTGCTAGAGGTGCAGCAG CGCCCCCAGGTGCCCAGCATCCCCATCTCCAAGTGTGCAGCCTGCCAGCGGAAGCAGCAGTCAGAGGATGAGAAGCTGAAGCGCTGTACCCGGTGTTACCGCGTGGGCTACTGCAACCA GCTCTGCCAGAAAACTCATTGGCCTGATCACAAGGGCCTCTGCCGTCCTGAGAACATTGGCTACCCATTCCTTGTCAGTGTACCTGCCTCACGCCTCACTTATGCCCGTCTTGCTCAGCTGCTAGAGGGCTATGCCCG GTTCTCTGTGAGTGTATTCCAGCCACCCTTCCAGCCTGGCCGCATGGCCTTGGAGTCTCAGGGCCCTGGTTGCACCACACTGCTCTCCACTAGCTCCCTGGAGGCTGGAGACAGTGAGAGGGACCCCGTTCAGCTGCCTGAGCTCCAGTTGGTGACCCCTGTGGCTGAGGGGGACACAGGGGTCCCCCGGGCATGGGCAGCCCCTGACCGGGGCCCTGTGCCCAGCATGAGTGGAGTTTCTTCTGAGATGCTGGCCAGTGGGCCCGTTGAAGTTGGCTCCTTGCCTGCTGGTGAGAGGGTATCCCGGCCTGAAG CTGCTGTGCCTGGGTACCAACACCCTAGTGAAGCAATGAATGCCCACACGCCCCagttctttatctataaaattgatGCGTCCAACCGAGAGCAGCGGCTAGAAGACAAAG GAGATACGCCATTAGAGCTGGGTGATGACTGCAGCCTGGCTCTAGTCTGGCGGAACAATGAACGCCTGCAGGAGTTCGTATTGGTGGCCTCCAAGGAGCTGGAATGTGCTGAGGATCCAGGCTCTGCTGGTGAGGCTGCCCGCGCTGGCCACTTCACTCTGGACCAGTGCCTGAACCTCTTCACGCGGCCTGAGGTGCTGGCACCTGAGGAAGCTTG GTACTGCCCACAGTGTAAACAACACCGCGAGGCCTCCAAGCAGCTATTGCTGTGGCGCCTGCCAAATGTGCTCATCGTGCAGCTGAAGCGCTTCTCCTTTCGTAGTTTCATATGGCGTGACAAGATCAATGACTTGGTGGAGTTCCCTGTTCG GAACCTGGACCTGAGTAAGTTCTGCATTGGTCAGAAAGAGGAGCAGCTACCCAGCTATGACCTCTATGCTGTCATCAACCATTATGGAGGCATGATTGGTGGCCACTACACCGCCTGTGCACGCTTGCCCAATGATCGCAGCAGCCAGCGCAGCGACGTGG GCTGGCGCTTGTTTGATGACAGCACGGTGACAACAGTAGATGAGAGCCAGGTTGTGACGCGTTATGCCTATGTCCTCTTCTACCGTCGGCGGAACTCTCCTGTGGAGAGGCCCGCCCGGGCAGGTCACTCTGAGCACCACCCAGACCTAGGCCCTGCAGCCGAAGCTGCTGCCAGCCAG GGACTAGGCCCTGGCCAGGCCCCCGAGGTGGCCCCCACGCGGACAGCCCCTGAACGCTTCGCCCCCCCTGTGGACCGCCCAGCCCCCACCTACAGCAACATGGAGGAGGTCGATTAG